A DNA window from Gigantopelta aegis isolate Gae_Host chromosome 4, Gae_host_genome, whole genome shotgun sequence contains the following coding sequences:
- the LOC121370985 gene encoding uncharacterized protein LOC121370985, translated as MSMDPTKDPILRRVAKKSKGYAKKMTKPDEQPTAVCFSMPGTELTHEAVWRQLEKDVLAQYPEVKVSSIKYVPRDLLIVRPKGADPIENRWVVSLSSDWGRKRITGMWLRFAERPVQLKCYDDVVGSEYRQFKRMKEYMKDFKIFEKKPKKKHKKR; from the coding sequence ATGTCCATGGACCCTACCAAAGACCCCATTCTCAGACGGGTGGCGAAGAAAAGCAAAGGGTACGCCAAGAAGATGACAAAACCCGACGAACAGCCAACAGCCGTCTGCTTCTCCATGCCGGGGACGGAGCTGACACATGAAGCCGTCTGGAGACAACTCGAGAAGGATGTTCTCGCACAATACCCAGAGGTCAAGGTCAGTTCCATCAAATACGTACCCCGAGACCTCCTCATCGTTAGGCCGAAAGGAGCGGATCCGATCGAGAACCGCTGGGTGGTGTCGCTGAGTTCTGATTGGGGTCGGAAGAGGATCACCGGGATGTGGTTACGGTTTGCGGAGCGGCCCGTGCAGCTCAAGTGCTATGATGACGTCGTCGGGTCGGAGTATCGGCAGTTCAAACGAATGAAGGAGTACATGAaggatttcaaaatatttgagaAGAAGCCGAAAAAGAAGCATAAAAAGCGATGA